In Actinomycetota bacterium, one genomic interval encodes:
- a CDS encoding GNAT family N-acetyltransferase: MTVADFDMPYPQYRCPSCAKDLPLGEARMTIMCAEHFPGGEIDFEVREARSADRKAIEEICDRALGEIEVDAFDRTYDITAGINLIAEVDGKLAGLLSMAVTRGDLVIVLLSVYPEHQGRSVGSALLKAAIAYAGSRGLPLVRVAVSNDDIPLLYFYQRHGFTISDIAIGRLVDDSGSAAAGFSGILSRDEIHLRRPVCDAR; this comes from the coding sequence ATGACAGTCGCAGACTTCGACATGCCATACCCGCAGTACCGCTGCCCTTCCTGCGCGAAGGACCTTCCCCTTGGCGAGGCGCGCATGACCATCATGTGCGCGGAACACTTCCCGGGCGGTGAGATCGATTTCGAGGTCCGAGAGGCGCGTTCGGCGGACCGCAAGGCGATCGAGGAGATCTGCGACCGAGCGCTCGGCGAGATCGAGGTCGACGCTTTCGACCGCACCTACGACATCACAGCGGGCATAAACCTGATCGCCGAGGTGGATGGCAAGCTCGCGGGACTGCTCTCGATGGCCGTGACTCGCGGCGACCTGGTGATCGTCCTGCTCTCGGTCTATCCGGAGCACCAGGGTCGCTCGGTCGGCTCGGCGCTGCTCAAGGCTGCCATCGCCTACGCGGGCTCGCGCGGGTTGCCCCTGGTCAGGGTCGCGGTCTCCAACGACGACATCCCGCTGCTCTACTTCTACCAGCGCCACGGATTCACGATCTCCGACATCGCGATCGGGCGTCTCGTGGATGACTCCGGCTCGGCGGCGGCGGGTTTCTCTGGGATCCTCTCCCGCGACGAGATACACCTGCGCCGTCCGGTGTGTGACGCGCGCTAA
- a CDS encoding phosphoribosyltransferase, translated as MFKNRTHAGTLLAARLAEEIAGRSDVVVLGIPRGGVIVAAQIAKELDLPLDVIVTSKIPAPWNAEYAIGAVDSEGEVTLNTHSGYSMEEVMHYAKPIHDKVRARWDLFRIGREPIDVSGKTIVLVDDGIATGLTAFAAVDYLKRQKAGSVILAVPVIAADAARVIRSGIATLVALEEPEVFYSVSQFYRQFDQVTDDDVMLALRGA; from the coding sequence ATGTTCAAGAACCGGACCCACGCAGGGACCCTTCTAGCAGCGCGACTCGCCGAGGAGATCGCAGGGCGCTCCGACGTGGTAGTCCTCGGAATCCCGCGCGGCGGGGTGATCGTGGCGGCTCAGATCGCCAAGGAACTCGACCTGCCACTCGACGTGATCGTTACGAGCAAGATACCGGCCCCATGGAATGCCGAGTACGCGATCGGTGCTGTCGATTCCGAAGGGGAGGTCACCCTCAACACCCACTCCGGTTACTCGATGGAAGAGGTCATGCACTATGCGAAGCCCATCCACGATAAGGTTCGGGCTCGCTGGGATCTCTTCCGAATCGGCCGAGAGCCCATCGATGTCTCCGGTAAGACGATCGTACTCGTCGACGACGGCATTGCTACTGGCCTGACGGCTTTCGCTGCGGTCGACTACCTCAAGCGACAGAAGGCCGGCTCGGTCATACTTGCGGTCCCAGTGATAGCTGCCGATGCGGCGCGTGTGATCCGATCGGGGATCGCCACGCTAGTGGCCTTGGAAGAGCCGGAGGTGTTCTACTCGGTCAGCCAGTTCTACAGGCAGTTCGATCAGGTGACCGATGACGATGTGATGCTCGCACTGAGAGGTGCTTAA
- a CDS encoding PDDEXK nuclease domain-containing protein has translation MGRNSAIKRTVVDRTEFATLLFDVKGRIQSAQRRAVLAVSNELVSLYWDIGRVIDERQQQEGWGAAVVPRLARALKNELSDAKGFSERNIKLMLAFYREYPDPAEFLDSGSSEKVQPPVAQLPASIFWSIPWAHHVILMQKIKSPSNRRWYMEQTLVNGWSRNALALQIDACAHSRHGKAVSNFAELFPEAHSDLAQQTLKDPYIFDFLTLTEPFRESELETELVKHLERFLLELGQGFAFVGRQYRLDVADEDFYVDLLFYHLRLRAFVVIELKKGGFKPEYAGKLNFYCNAVNDLLKQPTDAPTIGLILCQTRNRLLAEYSFAGIDRPIGVSTYELTRALPKDLRSALPTVEEIEAELSSDASGDEESCGRKS, from the coding sequence ATGGGCCGCAACTCAGCGATCAAACGAACGGTCGTGGACCGCACTGAATTCGCAACATTGCTCTTCGACGTGAAGGGGCGCATCCAAAGTGCGCAGAGGAGGGCGGTGCTAGCCGTCAGCAACGAGCTCGTCTCCCTCTATTGGGACATCGGCCGAGTCATCGATGAACGTCAGCAACAGGAAGGATGGGGGGCAGCGGTTGTTCCGCGGCTTGCGCGTGCGCTGAAGAACGAGTTGTCGGACGCGAAGGGGTTCTCCGAGCGAAACATCAAGCTCATGCTTGCCTTTTACCGCGAGTACCCGGATCCCGCTGAGTTTCTGGATTCGGGCTCCTCAGAAAAAGTGCAACCACCGGTTGCACAATTGCCCGCATCCATCTTTTGGTCGATTCCCTGGGCGCACCATGTCATCCTCATGCAGAAGATCAAGAGTCCTTCTAATCGTCGCTGGTACATGGAGCAGACTCTCGTCAACGGTTGGAGCCGCAATGCCTTGGCCCTTCAGATCGATGCATGCGCCCATTCCCGTCATGGTAAGGCGGTTTCGAACTTCGCCGAGTTGTTTCCCGAGGCGCATTCCGACCTGGCTCAACAGACCCTCAAGGATCCATACATCTTCGATTTCCTGACGCTTACCGAGCCATTTCGGGAAAGCGAGCTAGAGACCGAACTCGTTAAGCACCTTGAAAGGTTCCTGCTTGAGCTCGGCCAGGGATTCGCCTTTGTGGGTCGCCAGTACCGGCTCGATGTCGCCGATGAGGATTTCTATGTCGACCTACTCTTCTATCACTTGCGCTTAAGAGCCTTTGTGGTCATCGAACTGAAGAAGGGGGGATTCAAGCCCGAGTATGCTGGCAAGCTCAATTTTTACTGTAACGCCGTCAATGATCTCCTTAAGCAACCGACGGATGCCCCCACTATCGGTCTGATCCTATGCCAGACGCGAAACCGCCTGCTCGCCGAGTACAGTTTCGCGGGCATCGACAGACCCATTGGTGTTTCAACCTATGAGTTGACGCGCGCATTGCCGAAAGATTTGCGTTCGGCGTTGCCGACGGTAGAGGAGATCGAGGCGGAGCTGTCGAGTGACGCGAGCGGCGACGAAGAGTCCTGCGGGAGGAAGTCATGA